A region of the Thermodesulfobacteriota bacterium genome:
GTCTTTGACGGTAGCAGCGATAACTCTCACATCGACCTGGATTGATTTCGAGTCCCCTACCCTTCGAATTTCTCCCTCCTGAAGGACCCTCAGCAGTTTCACTTGAAGAGGGGATGGCAGTTCTCCAATCTCGTCGAGAAAGATCGTTCCCCCATCGGCCTCCTCAAAGAGTCCCTTTTTGGTTCGAATGGCATCGGTAAAGGCGCCTTTGACATGGCCGAAGAGCTCGCTTTCGAGAAGGGTCTCAGGGATTGCACCGCAATTGACTGGTACGAAGAGCATCTTGGATCGGTCACTATTGTAATGGATCGCCCTGGCAATTAACTCCTTCCCGGTCCCGCTCTCTCCGGTGATGAGCACGGTCGATTTATAAGGGGCCACCTTCCGGATGATCTCGAAGATTTTCTGCATCTTTTCGTTTTTGCTCACGATGTTCTCGAAGCTGTACTCTTTTTTAACCTCCTTTCGGAGCTGTTCATTCTCTTTTCTCAGCCTCTCCCTCTCCTCCGCTTTTTTAAGAACCAGGATAATTTCATCTGGTTTAAACGGTTTTGAAATATAATCATAGGCCCCCATTTTCATGGCTTCAATGGCTGTATCGATGGTTCCATAGGCAGACATCATGATGATGGGTGTCTCCACCCCTGCTTTCTTAGCTTCCTGAAGAAAATCGAGCCCGTCCATCTGGGGCATCCGGATATCGCAAAGGATG
Encoded here:
- a CDS encoding sigma-54 dependent transcriptional regulator; the encoded protein is MISKRILIIDDEENFRNVLTVILKKEGYDVEGAAHGAEGLRKLGDSVFDHILCDIRMPQMDGLDFLQEAKKAGVETPIIMMSAYGTIDTAIEAMKMGAYDYISKPFKPDEIILVLKKAEERERLRKENEQLRKEVKKEYSFENIVSKNEKMQKIFEIIRKVAPYKSTVLITGESGTGKELIARAIHYNSDRSKMLFVPVNCGAIPETLLESELFGHVKGAFTDAIRTKKGLFEEADGGTIFLDEIGELPSPLQVKLLRVLQEGEIRRVGDSKSIQVDVRVIAATVKDLVREVNEGRFRDDLFYRLNVLHLSIPPLRERKEDIPLLVQHFIQKHNQNLNKNVKEVDSKALEVLMNYRWPGNVRELENTIERAVVLADGERIELEHLPFEIQHVTPQIPNVPVPEEEYSIKKASKALEMELIRKALQKTKGNHTQAARLLEISHRALLYKIKDYGIVET